In one window of uncultured Acetobacteroides sp. DNA:
- a CDS encoding amino acid adenylation domain-containing protein → MLKIEKKNIVSDILGAMQQHPNRNAFVVEAVLYTYAQLGEKVGGIMNFLSTLQDERVGVIAENCIETYAAILATLMSGKTYVILHPSYPEERNLKIAGMAGLQTVLFAGSFDTEAFRQRGIVTVDAATLPEQAICASQCQTDATANAYIMFTSGSTGEPKGVPISRSNLNAFYRAYNELGWKLNEHDRMLQMFELTFDLSVVSLLHPLTLGACVYPVGYRDVKHIKVFELLEDYQITFAAVTPSLLQLLSPYFADIHLPELRYLILAAEASQVALLDQFRASVPNAEFINLYGPTEATIYCSCYRIPATGCKHHNGMVAIGQPFDGIEVLIADEQGKSLPKGQMGELWVSGEQIMNGYLDAPEKSSAALVQLANGKTYYRTGDLCIIDDNDDIIYCGRQDYQVKIQGFRIELSEIEYTAKQFFDNLCNVVVIPTMHQGMFNELHMVVETLDCAEGELHGYLKEKLPHYMIPNKIHCIPQFPVTTSNKIDRKKIAQLI, encoded by the coding sequence ATGCTAAAAATTGAGAAAAAGAATATCGTCTCAGATATTCTAGGGGCTATGCAGCAACACCCCAATCGCAATGCATTTGTAGTTGAAGCTGTGCTCTATACGTATGCGCAGCTGGGAGAAAAGGTTGGCGGAATCATGAACTTTCTGTCGACCCTCCAAGATGAAAGAGTTGGCGTTATCGCAGAGAATTGTATCGAAACCTATGCGGCGATACTGGCGACCCTAATGAGCGGGAAAACGTACGTAATCCTTCACCCCTCCTATCCCGAAGAGCGCAACCTTAAGATTGCCGGAATGGCAGGCCTACAAACCGTTCTGTTCGCGGGCAGCTTCGATACGGAAGCCTTTCGCCAGCGAGGCATTGTAACGGTTGACGCAGCCACCCTACCAGAACAGGCCATTTGCGCATCGCAATGCCAAACCGACGCTACGGCAAACGCCTACATCATGTTCACATCGGGAAGCACCGGCGAGCCAAAAGGAGTTCCCATCTCGCGAAGCAATCTGAATGCCTTCTACCGCGCCTACAACGAGCTGGGATGGAAGCTGAACGAGCACGATCGCATGTTGCAGATGTTCGAGCTCACCTTCGACCTATCGGTGGTGTCGCTGCTGCATCCGCTAACGCTTGGTGCCTGCGTTTATCCGGTAGGATACCGCGATGTAAAGCACATCAAGGTATTCGAGCTGCTGGAGGACTACCAGATCACCTTCGCCGCCGTTACGCCCTCGCTGCTGCAGCTGCTGTCGCCCTACTTTGCCGACATCCACCTGCCCGAGCTTCGGTACCTTATACTAGCGGCCGAGGCATCGCAGGTAGCGCTGCTCGACCAGTTCAGGGCATCGGTACCCAACGCCGAATTCATCAACCTATACGGGCCAACCGAAGCAACCATCTACTGCTCCTGCTACCGAATACCCGCTACGGGGTGCAAGCACCACAATGGAATGGTGGCAATCGGGCAACCGTTCGATGGCATTGAGGTGCTTATTGCCGACGAGCAGGGAAAATCCCTCCCTAAAGGACAGATGGGCGAGCTCTGGGTCTCGGGCGAACAGATCATGAACGGCTACCTCGATGCCCCCGAGAAAAGCTCCGCTGCACTGGTGCAGCTCGCCAACGGAAAAACCTACTACCGAACCGGCGACCTGTGCATCATCGACGATAACGACGATATCATCTACTGCGGACGCCAAGACTACCAGGTAAAGATCCAAGGATTCCGCATCGAGCTTAGCGAGATCGAGTACACCGCAAAACAGTTCTTCGACAACCTGTGCAACGTTGTCGTTATTCCGACAATGCACCAGGGAATGTTCAACGAGCTGCACATGGTGGTGGAAACCCTCGACTGCGCCGAGGGCGAGCTGCACGGATACCTAAAGGAGAAGCTTCCCCACTACATGATCCCCAACAAGATCCACTGCATCCCGCAGTTCCCCGTAACCACCAGCAACAAGATAGACCGAAAGAAAATAGCACAACTCATTTAA
- a CDS encoding acyl carrier protein, whose amino-acid sequence MTHSEALAHVQTIFQEVLKREGILLTESSTANDVDGWNSLSHMLIISSIEKHFAIRFNFREVVKLKNVGDLCNAIVTKKQ is encoded by the coding sequence ATGACCCACTCAGAAGCATTAGCTCACGTACAAACCATTTTTCAAGAGGTGCTCAAGCGAGAAGGTATCCTCCTTACCGAATCGTCTACCGCCAACGACGTTGACGGTTGGAACTCGCTTTCGCACATGCTTATCATATCGAGTATCGAAAAGCACTTTGCCATTCGATTTAACTTCCGCGAAGTTGTTAAGCTCAAGAATGTCGGCGACCTTTGCAACGCCATCGTAACCAAAAAGCAGTAG
- a CDS encoding MBOAT family O-acyltransferase produces the protein MQFLSFSFLVLFVLCFALCYALRQRFRNGLLLLVSFVFIAWYHLPFLITAVAAALFTFAMAQRIEQRYAQDKSAGGAYLTGIVGLVLAWLFFHYSAFSLGIIHTLVPFSGSGSLSERLIIPLGMSFYTFQAIGYLTDIYWQEYKAERNPVDFMLYMLFFMKFLSGPIERGETMLAQLKHPKPFEYASVVAGLKLIFLGLFKKLLIANQLTPYTDAMFSNIHNLSGVELLMTCLIYPIELYADFSGYSDIAIGGAKMLGIELSPNFKSPFAASSTSDLWRRWHMSLSFWVRDYLYVPLTATARAWGLWGIFLSLIVTFVALGVWHGAGWTFAIYGLIQGLLICCETAVPRFSQGLQKIVGRHVAHAIMVVRTYLLFSLSLVFFRIGSLPDALYFLRHISFSVHHTWKELSIGINDHSCLVAGSALLLLFVYEYFDSKKDLDKALAHQPALLRWSIYYILAFVLLTLGKFGTDSFIYLQF, from the coding sequence ATGCAGTTCCTTTCTTTTAGCTTTTTGGTGCTATTCGTCCTTTGCTTTGCCCTGTGCTATGCGCTGCGGCAGCGCTTCCGCAACGGGCTGCTGCTACTTGTTAGCTTCGTATTTATTGCTTGGTACCATCTGCCATTCCTGATAACCGCAGTAGCGGCGGCGCTGTTCACCTTCGCTATGGCGCAGCGAATTGAGCAAAGGTACGCACAGGATAAGTCTGCAGGGGGGGCTTACCTCACCGGCATTGTTGGTCTCGTCTTAGCATGGCTCTTCTTCCACTACAGCGCGTTCTCGCTGGGGATAATCCACACCCTAGTTCCGTTCTCAGGCAGCGGATCGCTGTCCGAGCGCCTAATTATCCCCCTTGGGATGTCGTTCTACACCTTCCAGGCCATCGGGTACCTCACCGACATCTATTGGCAGGAGTACAAGGCCGAGCGCAATCCGGTCGACTTCATGCTCTACATGCTTTTCTTCATGAAGTTCCTCTCCGGGCCCATCGAACGAGGGGAAACAATGCTGGCACAGCTCAAGCATCCGAAGCCTTTCGAGTACGCATCGGTAGTTGCCGGTTTGAAGCTCATCTTTTTGGGGCTTTTCAAGAAGCTACTTATTGCCAACCAGCTTACTCCCTATACCGACGCCATGTTTTCGAACATCCACAACCTCTCGGGCGTTGAGCTGCTGATGACTTGCCTAATCTACCCCATCGAACTCTACGCCGACTTCTCGGGATACTCGGATATCGCCATCGGAGGCGCAAAGATGCTGGGGATTGAGCTTTCGCCCAACTTCAAGAGCCCGTTTGCCGCGAGCAGTACCTCCGACCTTTGGCGCCGATGGCATATGTCGCTCTCGTTTTGGGTTCGCGACTACCTGTACGTTCCGCTGACAGCAACCGCCCGCGCTTGGGGGCTGTGGGGAATCTTCCTGAGCCTGATCGTAACCTTTGTTGCCCTAGGCGTATGGCACGGCGCTGGCTGGACATTCGCCATCTACGGGCTGATACAGGGTCTGCTCATCTGCTGCGAGACAGCAGTGCCCCGCTTTAGCCAAGGCCTGCAAAAGATAGTGGGGCGCCACGTAGCCCACGCCATAATGGTAGTCCGAACATACCTTTTATTTTCCCTATCGCTAGTATTCTTTCGGATAGGTTCGCTTCCGGATGCCCTCTACTTCCTTCGTCATATCTCCTTTAGCGTGCACCACACCTGGAAGGAGCTTAGCATCGGAATAAACGACCACAGCTGCCTGGTAGCAGGTTCTGCTCTGCTGCTACTGTTCGTTTATGAGTACTTCGATTCGAAGAAAGACCTGGACAAAGCGCTGGCGCATCAGCCTGCACTCCTTCGCTGGAGCATCTACTACATTCTGGCCTTCGTCCTACTCACCCTCGGCAAATTCGGAACCGATAGCTTTATCTACTTACAATTTTAA